The genomic interval CCGGGCTAGCTCTATGAAGGTCAAAGGGCACTGGGGCAGTGACAGCTCCAAAGCTAAGAGGAGGAGGCGCTGCCTTGAGCCCACCAAGGCTCCTCCAGACCAAGGGGGCCAAGAAGGAACCCCTGCCACTGAGGTGGCCCCTACTTCATCTGGGGATGATGTAGACCTGCTCTCTGTAGCAGAAATGGTAGCCCTGGTTGAACAGAGAGCTGCCCTGGCCTTACAGAATTACCCACGCCCCAGTACCCCAGCTCCTGTGGTCTTTGTGTCAGCTGAACAGGGGGGACCAGCCAAGGGGCTAGGGTCAGAAAGGCGGTCTGGTGGTGGTGACTGCAGCAGAGTTGCTGAGGCAGTGGCCCACTTTGAAGCCCAACGGGACAGCCCTCCAACCAAGGGTCTCCGCAAGGAGGAGCGGCCAGGCCCTGGGCCAGGCGAGGTGCGTATAGCCTTCCGCATCTCCAATGTCCGAGAACCTCATTCACCGGATGGCAGCTTACCCAATGGGGGTGGAGGCCGGCCTGGTTGTCCCTACCCTGGTAGTCCTGGACCTGGGACTCGAGCCAAAGACAAAATCACCTGCGACTTGTACCAGCTTATCAGCCCctccagggatgcccttcccagcAATGTGGAGTTCCTACTGGCCAGGGCCGATGAAGCCAGTGAGGGTGAGACACCAGCCCCAGCCAGGCCTGAGGACACCCCACCagcaccccctccaccccctgccCGGGACTGCAGTGCATCAGGATTCCATGTGGATGTGGTGGTGACAGGTGTCGTGGATGCATGCATCTTCTTTGGCAAAGATGGCACCAAGAACGTCAAGGAAGAGACTGTGTGCCTGACAGTGAGCCCCGAGGAGCCGCCCCCACCTGGCCAGCTCTTCTTCCTCCAGTCCCGAGGTCCAGA from Arvicanthis niloticus isolate mArvNil1 chromosome 1, mArvNil1.pat.X, whole genome shotgun sequence carries:
- the Fbxo46 gene encoding F-box only protein 46 isoform X4, which encodes MDRGSLLPFQLWCPRPFSKYSQNQPRPPSTALKPPVCPDTSSGTEPDHRPSHLENTPPALAAEAPTSQHAPLLSTAASGDEGRVLLDTWYVIKPGNTKEKVAFFVAHQCGGGSRASSMKVKGHWGSDSSKAKRRRRCLEPTKAPPDQGGQEGTPATEVAPTSSGDDVDLLSVAEMVALVEQRAALALQNYPRPSTPAPVVFVSAEQGGPAKGLGSERRSGGGDCSRVAEAVAHFEAQRDSPPTKGLRKEERPGPGPGEVRIAFRISNVREPHSPDGSLPNGGGGRPGCPYPGSPGPGTRAKDKITCDLYQLISPSRDALPSNVEFLLARADEASEGETPAPARPEDTPPAPPPPPARDCSASGFHVDVVVTGVVDACIFFGKDGTKNVKEETVCLTVSPEEPPPPGQLFFLQSRGPEGPPEPPPADTPSTVPGPDDSEGTTDTSLCRLYRHVSHDFLEIRFKIQRLLEPRQYMLLLPEHVLVKIFSFLPTRALAALKCTCHHFKGIIEAFGVRATDSRWSRDPLYRDDPCKQCRKRYEKGDVSLCRWHPKPYHHDLPYGRSYWMCCRRADRETPGCRLGLHDNNWVLPCNGVGGGRAGREEGR